From Sesamum indicum cultivar Zhongzhi No. 13 unplaced genomic scaffold, S_indicum_v1.0 scaffold00453, whole genome shotgun sequence:
TACATGGATGGCATGACAGTGTTCAAGATAAACATCATATATGGGTTAAGAACTTGAATaaacttcatattttcaattgaCAGCAATATCAACGCTGATTTTCAACATCATCCACAAAGACACTAACACATAACCACCGTACAGATGTCAAAGAAGGCATCAACGCTGATTTTCAACATCATCCACAAAGACACTAACACATAACCACCGTACAGATGTCAAAGAAGGCATTCTGTATGAATATGAATACCGTCAACCATATATTAAAACCAAAAACtcaagaaacaacaaatatacAATGAATAATTACTTTAGcgagaggatgaaacaaactCATGCTGGACTAGATGCTTTTTGAAGCTACCATCGTATTATTCAGATCTTGCGCCTTTTTTGAGCTTGATCCAAGTCTTCACTGTTGCAGGCATCTTGAAAGGTTCCGACTGCTTGGTTGCTGGAGGGCATGGGAATACCATACCATGATAGTCATGTAAAACTGATCGTGAGAGAAATTGAAACAGAGACAAATTTGTTTGAGGCATAGGACTCCCTAATGATCGTGGAGTTGGCGTAAAAATAATTGCCTCTATCTGAATGACATACTGCACAGTGCACACCTTAGGAATTGATATCCCTGGGTTGGATCCTCTGTTTGCTCGCTTTCCAAGATTAATCTGGACTGAGATGCTGGCTTGAGACAGATCTACACCTGTGCTCTGAAGTGCTTGGGTCAATGAATTCAATAACCTGACATTATCCAATATCTCATCAACCAAGGATTCATCAGTAAAGTGTTCTATGGAGATATTCCAAATGGTCTGCACGACCTATCAATCTCAAcagtaatttatttgaaaaatataaggaaaaaatgtcATATCCTAAGATTTTATGTGCAGGCATTTTGACGACAATGCAGCTTGGCTTATAGGGTGAACTTATAATGCAGCTATAGGCTTAGAGATTCACATTTTATCATTTGTTGAAGATCTCACCATTATaactggaaaaaaaaatacacaattcCACAACtgacaaaaaaatagttgtatTACTTGAAGTCAAACTACCAAACTCAAAATCGCATTTGAGAGCATGTCAAATGCATGATAGACATCAAATGATTGATTCTACGAGAGGCATTAAGATTTTCTATGTGGTTATGTGCAATAACTCACCCTTGGGAGTAAACGCTTGAGATGCTGATTGTCCCCCCCTGAATTGCCAACTCATCTTGGGGGTTCAGAGGATCAGCAGCGCTAGGACATTCTGTTGACTGCGCATTTGGAGGTGGCCCGTGTAACGTGTGGGAGAATGCACCATCATTTGCAACGGAAATTGGCAAGGTTGCTTGCAGTTCGGCCATGCCCATTGCTTTGATAGGAAGTTCAGTCTGCAGGTCTATTGGCCTACAGGAGGTATCCCTAACATGATCAGATTCAATAGGATTCTGCTGACAAGGTTCCACAGTTGACGGGACCGCACCACTATTTTCATCAAATCTTCCAGGAAATATTGAACCCGGACCAGAACCATTCTTCACGGTTTGTGCCTGGCCAACAAAACTTTGGACACGCCAATGACTGTTTCTCTATTCCAagcaaaaggaaaataaattaagtttgaaaaatgaaatgtcTCAAGGTGCAAATATTGGAAAATGTTCTGtatattttccatattttaTAATGAGATAGTCCCCTTATCAGGTAACTAGCCAAGTTTGGCTTATTTTCTTCCCAAGAATTGGACAGCATGACAAGTCTcagtaaaatgaaaaaagaggGGGTGATAGAAGCAAAGACcctatcttaattttattcgACAAGAATAGGACATCCACCAATTCAGCAGGCTATACTACAAcgaaaagtaaataaaactTTAACCACAAGAAATAAGCACATAAAATGGCTACCAAGACAAGCAGGACACCTAAATAATTTAGTCCATCCGACTTGCAAAAAGTAAACTAGAAATCTCAACAATTACtgagaacaaaaagaaactaGAGCTGGGAAATATGGGCAAAACATTACCATAatcgtttttatttttttgaactcTGACAGTAAATTTAGTAGGAGAATAAGTCACATTAGAGAACATTGTGTTGATTCTTTTTTCAGAATTGCATATTCTCTACACATACAGCTCACATGAGCATGTCTAACACAACCAAATAGGGATATGAAGGGAAGTGACAAATAATCATTTACAGCTTAATATAGTGTTTATGAAAAATTCTGCACCCACACGTTGTCACATACTATAAGGGGGAATccttatataattacacaatgaCTGAAATATTAAGTGCACTTAATCTAAGTCAACTATTATCAAGCACAAAGtccaacaaaaagttttcagCTTCTACCAATGAAAATCCACAAATATCCTCCAACTGGCATTGCATAACTTAGATGAACTACCCTTACCAAGGGGTCTGAAGGAAATGGCTCGAGTTCGATTTTGGCTATTAATgtcatttacaattttataccAAAATCAGTATAACAAATTCATCTTctagaaaatcaagaaagcaactgttaaaattattttaagttaggTGTTGAAATTTTACCCATGGCATCAGCTTTGTGGGCTCCGAACTCCAAGGTTGATATGAACCCTCATACTTTTGTACCTTTTCCTGTAAAAACTGAACATACTGAATCACCtgcattaaaaaatcaaatagttAGGAGTAGAGGTTTTAAAGCACAAATATGAAGGCAAGTTCACAACACTATACGTGTGTTATAGATGTAATACCTCTAATAAAAATGAGGCAGTATCTCTCTTCTGGTCACTGTGTGGTATCAGTTCTCTCAATATCTGAAATCTGAAGCATGCAGGAAACTTTATTTAGTCAACAGAGGATCATCAGCAACTTAAAGATAAACCCAAATTTATACCCCACAAAACCTCAGTAGTTAAGATGTCAAACTGTGACGAGTAAAACTTTTGCAAGAAACTTGACATTTGCAAATTAACCCGGTCTAATTAACaggaaaatgaattaataagaAAGATAATACAGCTTTACAAACACATACTTACCAAATGATGTAACAGGCAAAGTTAGACAGATAAATAGACGTGAGAGTGGGTATATGTATGTGCAGCAGACATCCAATATCATTGTGCTGAATCAACAAAAGAGAATAGCAATAATCCCTCATCACTGACACTAAGACTGATCAGTCATGTTTTCAGGAATTAATGAATGAACGATCTTCATGTTAACCATgtgaataataaaatgtaaCGAAAACTACAAGCCAGGCCCTACTTCTATGTTAAATAGATTCAGAAGACTCCATCTTCTGCATGTTTTTGTGCCGCCTCTGCTGCTGCAAGAAACTCCCATACCTACAACTAAGACTCTTATCTAAATGAGTTATTACACTTCTAAGTCAAGAAAACTTGGAAAGATTTTGCTTAGCAACTGATCACGACAAATTTTAGTTAAGCTATCCTTATACTCACAGTGACTTCTTAGATTTCTTCTAACAACCTTAGCAGGCTCTCAGGAGCAATGTAGTAATACTAAATGCCATtaccattaaaaaaagaaaaaaaggcaaacaaacaaacaaactaaTAGCTATATGAAGTTTCCCCCTATAAACAAAGATACACaacattacatttatgtaaAAGTTGCCGGGTTTATGACGGAAGCAGATGATACgcacatattaattaactaataagtATACATACAGTCAGTCATATGCAAACTTGAATTTCTAAATTGTGAAatatgttcaaaattcagtACTTGTAAACATTCACATCTCATGTGTATGAAAATTAACCTCTCATTGATCTTACTCCTCCGCCGCTGCTCTGTAACTGAGTGCTTCGACCGTATAGCATTAGCCTTGTCACTGTTCTTCTTATCTGCTTCCaccaaattcaaacaaaaaaacgACAAagattacaataatttaacacatacacatacaaacacaaacacaaacaataacaataaagaATATAGTAAAcacagaagaaaaaagaagagagggGCCATCAGGATTCACACCTTGCatatagaaaaacaaacgAAAACAAGTGTATGTGTACCTTTGGCGTTATTGGCGGATGGAGTGTAGTGTCTTTCACCGAACTCTTtgtcctcctcctcctcctcctcctcatcctGATGACCCTTTCCAGATTTCATATTtcttcaactttattttatttttcccaaaATTGAATCTTCTCACTGAGAAACACCCAGTAATCGAACAGACCCACAAAATTTAAACGAAAGAAAAGCCCGAAAAGGTAAAACGAACAGGCAAAGATCTATTGAAAACTCAAAAAATGGTGGAAAGAAAAACACAGCACAGGAAAATCTTGAAACGATGACAGCTTTTTTGCGTGAAATTGAAGTTCTTGAATTTTGGGGCAATCCTGTAGCAATACAATACTCATGGTTTGGTATGTGGGACACATAAAATGAGCTGCTTCTTTCGCTCCtcatttattcaataaataaatttttggtatttattcTTCATGACATAATCATATACATTGTTTCGGTCTATTTGAAcgttaatcatataattttattaatatttaataaattatataatataataagtcaatgatataattaagaataattaaataaaatatagataaaatgagataaatactGATAATAgacttatataaaattgatcaatacTCAGTATGATAAATGCCCACACATTCTACATCCGTATGTATCCCacaaattttagttctatatcCTTTTTATTTCGTTGGGTTAATTACTCTTAGACctcttctaaaaataaaaaaattatattttctttcaaataagttttgaaattacatttacattttttCGAAAATTCTTCCCgacattttttctttatggtttagaagaaaaatactaataccatgaaaaaaaaattacacaaattattaattttacccctcatttaatatttacattaatttttttgtatttatattaaaaagaataatgaatatttaacATCActtcacataaatatattatatttatcgcgttataaatatatatatataaatattaaatgacgGGCAAGAGttgaaatttcatatatttttttctttttaaaatagtgattaaatgattaatttatcaattcatttaatatattaataaattaaaaataattaaataaattgctataaacttacatattatataaatatttatacgtcaagtaaaatttgaatttttaaatttattgatcgAGTTAACGTATTTGTGGGTCTATTAATATTAGCTAACCTTTGACTATATCCATTCcatacttaaaaaaatgtttgttGTCTATATTCCCTCAGACAAATTGAGGTACAtctaataattgataattgatGGTTTCATGATGTATGTTTGTCATGGCCTGCATccccatttctttttttattatattatcaacttttatttatttgtttgcgggtatcaaatatcatattcaaataatataataattataacttaatttatttaatagtaataataatctatatctatactattataatttttttttatcataccATTTTTAGAATGCCccattttaccctttattttgtaatttcaatactttcaataatttcttaattattttttttcttttaactacTTAGTAGCCcacatttttctctcatttttacttctctatatttattataatttattattttaatttatttttttaataaatttctttatatttatcatctcacattaagattttttttatatgttcgcAGGAGCCGCGTGCGATGATAactagtaattaaaaaaaaaaaaaaaaatatatatatgatatctGAATGattaatggaaaaaagaaataaaaaaatgatggagATGAAAGGGAATCAAACCTTNNNNNNNNNNNNNNNNNNNNNNNNNNNNNNNNNNNNNNNNNNNNNNNNNNNNNNNNNNNNNNNNNNNNNNNNNNNNNNNNNNNNNNNNNNNNNNNNNNNNNNNNNNNNNNNNNNNNNNNNNNNNNNNNNNNNNNNNNNNNNNNNNNNNNNNNNNNNNNNNNNNNNNNNNNNNNNNNNNNNNNNNNNNNNNNNNNNNNNNNNNNNNNNNNNNNNNNNNNNNNNNNNNNNNNNNNNNNNNNNNNNNNNNNNNNNNNNNNNNNNNNNNNNNNNNNNNNNNNNNNNNNNNNNNNNNNNNNNNNNNNNNNNNNNNNNNNNNNNNNNNNNNNNNNNNNNNNNNNNNNNNNNNNNNNNNNNNNNNNNNNNNNNNNNNNNNNNNNNNNNNNNNNNNNNNNNNNNNNNNNNNNNNNNNNNNNNNNNNNNNNNNNNNNNNNNNNNNNNNNNNNNNNNNNNNNNNNNNNNNNNNNNNNNNNNNNNNNNNNNNNNNNNNNNNNNNNNNNNNNNNNNNNNNNNNNNNNNNNNNNNNNNNNNNNNNNNNNNNNNNNNNNNNNNNNNNNNNNNNNNNNNNNNNNNNNNNNNNNNNNNNNNNNNNNNNNNNNNNNNNNNNNNNNNNNNNNNNNNNNNNNNNNNNNNNNNNNNNNNNNNNNNNNNNNNNNNNNNNNNNNNNNNNNNNNNNNNNNNNNNNNNNNNNNNNNNNNNNNNNNNNNNNNNNNNNNNNNNNNNNNNNNNNNNNNNNNNNNNNNNNNNNNNNNNNNNNNNNNNNNNNNNNNNNNNNNNNNNNNNNNNNNNNNNNNNNNNNNNNNNNNNNNNNNNNNNNNNNNNNNNNNNNNNNNNNNNNNNNNNNNNNNNNNNTCCGTCTCCGCCGTCGAGTGGCTCGTCTTCGACGATGACATCAGAGCCCTCGCCGTCGGGACCTCTTGCGGCTATCTTTTGATCTTCTCTGTGCACGGTTATCTCATTCACAGACAGGTGGAAATCTtagttttgtttctttttgggtGGTTCGTTGGTTGCATTTTAGCTGATCAATTGCTTGTTAGGAGTGTAGATAATTGGATAAAGTCTCCATTTATGTCGATGCTATTGAGTATTCAGTAATGTTTGTACCTCTATCTTGAGAATATGAGTTGTGTGGATGTTTCTTTTGTGTTGGAAATAACGGGAAAGATGGAGATCGAACTTGGGTTGCCATTCTAATTGCAGTTTTTAACTTGTTCTTGCGCTTGCCCCTGAGACAGTGGGATTTTAAGTGTGTATAATCAATGTCCTCCATATTTATGCATGCCGGTACATCTTGTTGTTTACAATTTAGCATTGGAAATTATGCCCATGAATTTGCTAGTGCTAAAGTTAATGAAGTGTTTGAGTAGCATATTCAT
This genomic window contains:
- the LOC105180250 gene encoding LOW QUALITY PROTEIN: transcription factor BIM2-like (The sequence of the model RefSeq protein was modified relative to this genomic sequence to represent the inferred CDS: inserted 3 bases in 2 codons); amino-acid sequence: MKSGKGHQDEEEEEEEDKEFGERHYTPSANNAKDKKNSDKANAIRSKHSVTEQRRRSKINERFQILRELIPHSDQKRDTASFLLEVIQYVQFLQEKVQKYEGXISTLEFGAHKADAMEKQSLACPKFCWPGTNREXNGSGPGSIFPGRFDENSGAVPSTVEPCQQNPIESDHVRDTSCRPIDLQTELPIKAMGMAELQATLPISVANDGAFSHTLHGPPPNAQSTECPSAADPLNPQDELAIQGGTISISSVYSQGLLNSLTQALQSTGVDLSQASISVQINLGKRANRGSNPGISIPKVCTVQYVIQIEAIIFTPTPRSLGSPMPQTNLSLFQFLSRSVLHDYHGMVFPCPPATKQSEPFKMPATVKTWIKLKKGARSE